The Nothobranchius furzeri strain GRZ-AD chromosome 6, NfurGRZ-RIMD1, whole genome shotgun sequence genome includes a region encoding these proteins:
- the LOC107395787 gene encoding ubiquitin-conjugating enzyme E2 L3, with protein sequence MTSGRRLGKELDDIRKAGMKHFRNIVVDESNILTWQGLIVPDCAPYDKGAFRIEIVFPAEYPFKPPKITFKTKIYHPNIDEKGQVCLPIISVENWKPATRTCQVIQCLIALVNAPQPEHPLRADLAEEFTKDRAKFMKNAEEFTKKHSEKRPVD encoded by the exons GAGCTCGATGACATCCGCAAGGCTGGAATGAAGCACTTCCGCAACATCGTAGTGGATGAATCAAACATTCTGACCTGGCAAGGGCTCATTGTTCCT GACTGTGCTCCATATGACAAAGGAGCGTTTCGAATTGAGATAGTCTTCCCAGCGGAGTATCCATTCAAACCCCCGAAGATCACCTTCAAGACAAAGATCTACCATCCCAACATTGATGAGAAGGGCCAGGTGTGCCTGCCCATCATCAGTGTGGAAAACTGGAAGCCAGCCACAAGAACTTGCCAAG TGATTCAGTGTCTCATTGCTCTGGTGAACGCGCCTCAGCCAGAACACCCTCTGAGGGCAGACCTGGCAGAGGAGTTCACTAAGGACCGCGCTAAATTCATGAAGAATGCTGAAGAGTTTACAAAGAAACACAGTGAAAAACGACCTGTAGACTGA